The segment TGGCGAGACAGGTGCTCGGCTTCACGCCCGGCCGTGTCCTGTCGGATTCGATGTGGGCTTACGAACTCGGCACCAAGATGACCCTGGCCGACGGCCGTTTCGTGCTCAACGCCGGTGTCTTCCAGAATCGCTGGCGCGACCTGCAGGTGCGGGTACGCCTGTTCGGTGACGCCACCTGCAGCATCAGTTTCGTGCAGAATTTCGCTGCCGCCACCGGAGAAGGTTTCGAGTTCGACGCGCGATTCCTGGTCACCGAGCGGCTGCAACTGGGCCTCGCGGGCGGTTATGTCGATTTCACCCTGGATGACGACCAGCCGTTCCTGAACGCGGCCAAGGGCGACCGTCTGCCCAGCCACCCGGACCTCACCCTGAGCGGCACCGCGGATTACAGCTTCCCCATGACGCCCGGTTGGGAAGGGTTCGCCCGGGCGGAAGTGAACTACATCGGAAAGATGGTCGGCGACTTCAATGCCGACAGCACGGTACCCCGCATCGACTTCGGCAAGTACACCGTCGCCAACGTCCGCGTTGGGGCGATCCGGGAGCAGTGGGAGTTCACGGTCTACGCAGAGAACCTGTTCAACAAGGACGCATTGACCTTCCAGTTCAAGGACCGGAGGGACCGCACCGAATCGCTGGTGATCCGGCCGATAACGGTGGGTATCAACGTCCGCACGAGGTTCTAGTCCCGCCTGGAGCGTCGACATGTGAATTCAGGACCCGAACTCCGGGATTTACCTGTTCCAGTAGAATGGGACCCGGGGGAAGCCCGAACCCGAGGCAGCCTGAACCGGAATGAACGCACAGCCCCGCTTCGAACTGAACAGCTCCTCCGGCTTTCCCGGCCCGGTGCGCGCGAGCGCCGCCTATGGGCGCGAACCCTTCAGGTTTCGCCACGGGTTTGCGGTTGAACCCTGGTTCTCGACGGAGCGGATACTGGATGTCGCCGCCGTACTACCCTCGACGAGCGTCGAGTACAACTTGGGCGACCTTCCGGTAAGCCAGCCCGGATCGTCGATACCGGCCAACGACCTGTCGCTGGAGGAAACCATCAGGAAC is part of the Gemmatimonadota bacterium genome and harbors:
- a CDS encoding TonB-dependent receptor — translated: IGIGDEYDQNDSGDRFNAAAPGQDFVSYFPEGYVSPFGENEVPGTYPDYIYREIKYEDQKQLAFFGELTYNVTDDLAATVGFRRTNTKTADGFTNQVAEGAGAAFSEMVATPQFKEPHSNWMFNLAWHVTDEVMVFGRAAEGFRIGTGGSNPVVQPSCQELARQVLGFTPGRVLSDSMWAYELGTKMTLADGRFVLNAGVFQNRWRDLQVRVRLFGDATCSISFVQNFAAATGEGFEFDARFLVTERLQLGLAGGYVDFTLDDDQPFLNAAKGDRLPSHPDLTLSGTADYSFPMTPGWEGFARAEVNYIGKMVGDFNADSTVPRIDFGKYTVANVRVGAIREQWEFTVYAENLFNKDALTFQFKDRRDRTESLVIRPITVGINVRTRF